A single genomic interval of Eleutherodactylus coqui strain aEleCoq1 chromosome 3, aEleCoq1.hap1, whole genome shotgun sequence harbors:
- the LOC136620939 gene encoding uncharacterized protein isoform X2: MLQYPNHIIIFGILGVMCSVFAVGDAWTPGIRVNDTGRNDYSWGWRNSTRTRKQDNFTCEANQKCYIVNITFDGTIWSGNPLSHISSTYRPSYALHKATGQINITSLVKVSCCQRPKELPYLNYSLVIQYVQNCTNTGVQFSFPLNETEVITCGNATEIENRAMWGQFLVFVNINASKIDPGHIKRVPSTCRLVGRDAQKTVIQASVQFPPSRTCPTKRSRRAWYDTLLGGYGALSGTINGFDIETLANRMHNAGSGIKDVLTLQANWMPTIWQPFSMQTDVDTIMLDLQDASNRFSYEINSNISNYVNWSICTLQTIYQQQQKNTLQTMLMTGNEQVWRTVLNQTITETDWIQLEAQKMVCNDILCKGTIFIYNVTKKNVMCKFVVLPLLIGVPEDMHFWVPRFNGIYIDDQNRTHDLSLCDDTLEGTICKVQSAVYEPCLLQNTINVCEWTVLPLTFKMMVEIAPQEVCLASNHPVVPGMVVPFSGCLRNVSALVWENETFVLLPEQDKTVAVNWQPLPLNVSNWDLNLTKFKKLLEDTEEVQQHIKLLNRSLATHIVSTTVIAGKIVKMGSAIADATSHHWYDIFMGYSSSAQTTLNWLIHPVLVLAIVVILLSLWNCFMAYKVFCRKPKVLMVSYGK; encoded by the exons atgctacaatatccg aatcacataatcatttttggaatccttggcgtcatgtgttcggtgttcgcagtaggtgatgcgtggacgccagggatccgcgtcaatgacaccggaaggaatgattattcgtggggctggaggaattcaacccgaaccaggaagcaagacaacttcacttgtgaagccaaccagaaatgttatatcgtgaatattacctttgatgggactatctggagtggaaatccattatcgcatataagttcgacctaccgtccttcatatgcactgcataaggcaacgggacaaataaacattacgtcacttgtgaaagtgtcctgctgtcagagaccaaaagagttgccatatctcaattactccctggtgatacaatatgttcagaattgtacaaatacgggagtgcagttttcatttcccttaaatgagacagaagtaattacgtgtgggaatgcaacggagatcgagaatcgggccatgtggggccagttcctggtattcgtgaacattaatgcttctaaaatagatcctggacatataaaaagggttccatccacctgtcgcctggtgggacgagatgctcaaaagactgttatacaagcctccgtgcagtttccaccctcaaggacttgtcctaccaagcgttcccgtcgagcttggtatgataccttactcggaggctacggagcgctttctgggactattaatggttttgatatagagactttagctaatcgaatgcataacgcgggaagtggtattaaagatgtgctcacattgcaggctaactggatgcccactatatggcagccctttagtatgcaaacggatgtggacacaataatgcttgatttgcaagatgcatctaataggttttcatatgaaataaattctaacatatctaactatgttaattggtcaatatgtaccttgcagaccatttatcagcaacaacaaaagaacacacttcaaactatgctcatgactggcaatgagcaagtgtggaggaccgtgctcaatcagactataactgagactgattggatacagttggaggcgcagaaaatggtttgcaatgatatattatgtaaagggaccatattcatatacaatgttactaaaaagaatgtgatgtgtaagtttgtagttctccccttacttataggtgttccagaagatatgcatttctgggtacctagatttaacgggatttacattgatgaccaaaatagaactcatgatttatcattgtgtgatgatacattagaagggaccatatgcaaggtccaatcggctgtttatgaaccatgcttattacaaaatacgatcaatgtatgtgaatggactgtgctgccactcacttttaagatgatggttgaaatagccccacaggaggtatgtttggcaagtaatcatcctgttgtacctgggatggttgtcccattttcaggatgcttgcgaaacgtatctgcacttgtttgggaaaatgagacctttgtgttattacctgaacaagacaagacagtggctgtcaattggcaaccactgcctttaaatgtgtcaaattgggatctaaatttgaccaaattcaaaaagttgttagaagacacagaagaagtacagcaacatattaaattgcttaatagatctttggcaacgcatattgtaagtactactgtaatagctggcaaaattgtaaagatgggatcggctattgctgacgccacgtcacaccattggtatgacatctttatgggttattcatcatctgcacaaaccactcttaattggctaatacatcctgttttggtattggccatagttgtaatacttttatcgctatggaattgtttcatggcatataaggtattctgtagaaaaccaaaagttttaatggtatcatacggcaaatag
- the LOC136620939 gene encoding uncharacterized protein isoform X1: MASRYSCLGSPKKWTLGREGHLQNHIIIFGILGVMCSVFAVGDAWTPGIRVNDTGRNDYSWGWRNSTRTRKQDNFTCEANQKCYIVNITFDGTIWSGNPLSHISSTYRPSYALHKATGQINITSLVKVSCCQRPKELPYLNYSLVIQYVQNCTNTGVQFSFPLNETEVITCGNATEIENRAMWGQFLVFVNINASKIDPGHIKRVPSTCRLVGRDAQKTVIQASVQFPPSRTCPTKRSRRAWYDTLLGGYGALSGTINGFDIETLANRMHNAGSGIKDVLTLQANWMPTIWQPFSMQTDVDTIMLDLQDASNRFSYEINSNISNYVNWSICTLQTIYQQQQKNTLQTMLMTGNEQVWRTVLNQTITETDWIQLEAQKMVCNDILCKGTIFIYNVTKKNVMCKFVVLPLLIGVPEDMHFWVPRFNGIYIDDQNRTHDLSLCDDTLEGTICKVQSAVYEPCLLQNTINVCEWTVLPLTFKMMVEIAPQEVCLASNHPVVPGMVVPFSGCLRNVSALVWENETFVLLPEQDKTVAVNWQPLPLNVSNWDLNLTKFKKLLEDTEEVQQHIKLLNRSLATHIVSTTVIAGKIVKMGSAIADATSHHWYDIFMGYSSSAQTTLNWLIHPVLVLAIVVILLSLWNCFMAYKVFCRKPKVLMVSYGK, encoded by the exons atggcttcaaggtacagctgtttgggctcaccaaaaaagtggacacttgggagagaaggccacttacag aatcacataatcatttttggaatccttggcgtcatgtgttcggtgttcgcagtaggtgatgcgtggacgccagggatccgcgtcaatgacaccggaaggaatgattattcgtggggctggaggaattcaacccgaaccaggaagcaagacaacttcacttgtgaagccaaccagaaatgttatatcgtgaatattacctttgatgggactatctggagtggaaatccattatcgcatataagttcgacctaccgtccttcatatgcactgcataaggcaacgggacaaataaacattacgtcacttgtgaaagtgtcctgctgtcagagaccaaaagagttgccatatctcaattactccctggtgatacaatatgttcagaattgtacaaatacgggagtgcagttttcatttcccttaaatgagacagaagtaattacgtgtgggaatgcaacggagatcgagaatcgggccatgtggggccagttcctggtattcgtgaacattaatgcttctaaaatagatcctggacatataaaaagggttccatccacctgtcgcctggtgggacgagatgctcaaaagactgttatacaagcctccgtgcagtttccaccctcaaggacttgtcctaccaagcgttcccgtcgagcttggtatgataccttactcggaggctacggagcgctttctgggactattaatggttttgatatagagactttagctaatcgaatgcataacgcgggaagtggtattaaagatgtgctcacattgcaggctaactggatgcccactatatggcagccctttagtatgcaaacggatgtggacacaataatgcttgatttgcaagatgcatctaataggttttcatatgaaataaattctaacatatctaactatgttaattggtcaatatgtaccttgcagaccatttatcagcaacaacaaaagaacacacttcaaactatgctcatgactggcaatgagcaagtgtggaggaccgtgctcaatcagactataactgagactgattggatacagttggaggcgcagaaaatggtttgcaatgatatattatgtaaagggaccatattcatatacaatgttactaaaaagaatgtgatgtgtaagtttgtagttctccccttacttataggtgttccagaagatatgcatttctgggtacctagatttaacgggatttacattgatgaccaaaatagaactcatgatttatcattgtgtgatgatacattagaagggaccatatgcaaggtccaatcggctgtttatgaaccatgcttattacaaaatacgatcaatgtatgtgaatggactgtgctgccactcacttttaagatgatggttgaaatagccccacaggaggtatgtttggcaagtaatcatcctgttgtacctgggatggttgtcccattttcaggatgcttgcgaaacgtatctgcacttgtttgggaaaatgagacctttgtgttattacctgaacaagacaagacagtggctgtcaattggcaaccactgcctttaaatgtgtcaaattgggatctaaatttgaccaaattcaaaaagttgttagaagacacagaagaagtacagcaacatattaaattgcttaatagatctttggcaacgcatattgtaagtactactgtaatagctggcaaaattgtaaagatgggatcggctattgctgacgccacgtcacaccattggtatgacatctttatgggttattcatcatctgcacaaaccactcttaattggctaatacatcctgttttggtattggccatagttgtaatacttttatcgctatggaattgtttcatggcatataaggtattctgtagaaaaccaaaagttttaatggtatcatacggcaaatag